One region of Primulina tabacum isolate GXHZ01 chromosome 17, ASM2559414v2, whole genome shotgun sequence genomic DNA includes:
- the LOC142531459 gene encoding chorismate mutase 1, chloroplastic-like gives MEAKLLRSPFLSVSSASSDSWVLRQSIISPQKSLVKDRGFRLPRSRLTTRVVFQASATTRGLTPKNRVDETQSYTLDGIRNSLIHQEDSIIYSLVGRAQFCYNAVTYDPESLAIDGFNGSLVEFMVKETEKLHAKVGRYNCPDEHPFFPHDLPEPILPPLEYPKVLHPASNSININVQVWNMYFKNLLPRLVKEGDDGNHGPAATRDTICLQALSKRIHYGKFVAEAKFRASPDVYESAIKTQDRALLMDLLTYTSVEEAIKRRVEVKTRTYGQEMNVNNEYEEIPEPAYKINPTLVGDLYWDWIMPLTKEVQVEYLLRRLH, from the exons ATGGAAGCGAAGCTTTTGAGATCGCCCTTTTTGTCTGTGTCGAGTGCTAGTAGTGATTCCTGGGTTTTACGACAAAGCATCATTTCCCCCCAAAAATCACTGGTTAAAGATCGTGGCTTTCGATTACCCAGGTCAAGATTAACGACACGTGTCGTATTTCAAGCTTCTGCTACCACGCGTGG ATTGACACCGAAAAATAGGGTAGATGAAACTCAGAGCTACACTCTAGACGGTATCAGAAATTCGTTGATTCACCAAGAGGATAGTATTATATATAGCCTAGTGGGAAGGGCTCAATTTTGTTACAATGCAGTGACGTATGATCCCGAGTCTTTAGCCATTGATGGGTTCAACGGCTCTTTGGTTGAGTTCATGGTCAAAGAAACCGAAAAGCTTCATGCAAAG GTTGGAAGATACAATTGCCCAGATGAGCATCCTTTCTTTCCACATGATTTACCTGAGCCAATCTTGCCCCCTCTAGAATATCCCAAG GTTCTTCATCCAGCTtcaaattcaatcaatatcaatGTTCAAGTATGGAACATGTACTTTAAAAATCTTCTTCCAAGGTTAGTCAAAGAAGGTGATGATGGTAACCATGGACCAGCCGCGACTCGCGACACAATTTGCTTGCAG GCCCTCTCTAAGAGAATTCATTATGGTAAATTCGTAGCAGAAGCAAAGTTTCGTGCTTCCCCGGATGTCTATGAATCGGCCATCAAGACACAA GATCGAGCCCTACTGATGGATTTGCTAACATACACTTCCGTTGAAGAGGCGATCAAGAGAAGGGTTGAAGTAAAAACCCGAACATATGGGCAAGAGATGAACGTGAACAATGAATACGAAGAAATCCCTGAACCTGCGTACAAAATAAATCCGACCCTGGTTGGTGATTTGTATTGGGACTGGATCATGCCATTGACAAAGGAAGTCCAGGTTGAATATTTATTGAGAAGACTTCACTGA
- the LOC142531667 gene encoding uncharacterized protein LOC142531667, which produces MEALHPIKVAIPTFTSPKTNKILSKRLRVPLSVSCSQSNLKSASIQAEEGSLLKSDWRAFRARLVASERTLTAPASPSPLVDPFTTMDQPEPSERKWAHPISEPEKGCLLIATEKLDSNHVYKRTVILVLSSGPTGLTGLILNRPSFMSIKEMKPWSSNLSIPVSDGPLHFGGPLFEGLFLVSGKQKQIGVLDEVMKGLHYGTMESLDCAIETKTDLGEVGDFRFFDGYCAWDSEELRKEIRAGYWTVAACSPSVIGLSGTGNVVNWEEVNELMGRRKVC; this is translated from the exons ATGGAAGCTCTTCACCCAATCAAGGTAGCGATTCCTACGTTTACAAGCCCTAAAACAAACAAGATTCTTTCCAAGAGACTCAGAGTTCCACTCTCCGTATCAT gTTCCCAGTCAAATCTAAAATCAGCATCGATACAAGCTGAAGAAGGGTCACTTCTCAAATCCGACTGGCGTGCGTTTAGAGCAAGATTAGTCGCCAGCGAACGGACCTTAACAGCTCCGGCAAGTCCTTCTCCACTGGTGGATCCATTCACTACGATGGATCAACCCGAGCCGTCTGAGAGAAAATGGGCGCACCCCATATCCGAGCCCGAGAAAGGCTGCTTGCTGATTGCCACAGAGAAGCTCGACTCAAACCACGTATACAAAAGAACTGTCATCTTGGTGCTATCCTCCGGCCCAACGGGACTGACGGGTCTCATACTCAACAGGCCATCATTCATGTCCATTAAGGAGATGAAACCATGGTCCTCGAATTTGTCCATCCCGGTTTCTGACGGGCCTCTTCACTTTGGGGGCCCATTATTCGAAGGGCTGTTCTTGGTTAGTGGCAAACAAAAGCAAATTGGGGTTTTGGATGAAGTAATGAAGGGATTGCATTATGGGACAATGGAAAGTTTGGATTGTGCAATTGAAACGAAAACGGATTTGGGTGAAGTTGGAGATTTTAGGTTCTTTGATGGGTATTGTGCTTGGGACAGTGAGGAGTTGAGGAAGGAGATTAGGGCTGGCTATTGGACCGTGGCTGCTTGCAGCCCAAGTGTTATTGGGCTGAGTGGTACTGGTAATGTTGTGAATTGGGAGGAAGTTAATGAGCTCATGGGCCGTAGAAAAGTTTGCTAG
- the LOC142531877 gene encoding UDP-glycosyltransferase 708G1-like, protein MEPPHVALFPCSGIGHLIPFLRLAATVAAHGCMVTVITLHPTVSAAESDQISNFFTLHPHIKRLEFQPCPFKKSNFLNEDPFFMQVEAISNSVHILDPILSILSPPLSAIISDFSVASSICSFASNKSISTYVLVTTSARFFSLMVLLPNLALHKSVEIQENGHLELPGLGPVPVSSIPPPMLDSNQFFSAVISSNIPCLNNVKGILMNTFTGLESESIEALNSGRIIPELAPVLALGPFESFEVEKAPNLPWLDEQAPESVLFVSFGSRMALSRNQILELRNGLEKSGYKFLWVLKTNKVDKDDKEEVQQVLGESFLERTKKYGMVIKGWVNQDKILSHPAIGGFISHCGWNSVTEAARLGVPILAWPQHGDQKFNAAVVESAGLGLWVEDWGWGGEKLVTGDDIAAKISELMLGKDLRARVKEVKKIARQAQEIGGTSEGFLRLLVEELKLQEK, encoded by the coding sequence ATTTGATCCCATTCCTCCGTCTGGCCGCCACCGTTGCCGCACATGGCTGCATGGTCACTGTAATCACCCTCCACCCCACCGTCTCCGCCGCGGAATCAGACCAAATCTCCAATTTCTTCACCTTGCATCCACACATCAAACGCCTCGAGTTCCAGCCGTGTCCTTTCAAGAAATCCAACTTCTTGAACGAGGATCCTTTCTTTATGCAGGTCGAAGCCATCAGCAATTCAGTTCACATATTGGATCCTATCCTTTCGATTTTATCACCACCACTCTCTGCCATAATATCCGATTTTTCAGTTGCGAGCAGCATCTGTAGCTTTGCTTCGAATAAATCCATCTCTACTTATGTTTTGGTCACCACTTCTGCGAGATTTTTTTCTCTAATGGTTCTCCTTCCCAATCTGGCGCTTCACAAGAGTGTTGAAATTCAAGAAAACGGCCATCTTGAGCTCCCCGGTTTAGGACCAGTACCCGTCTCAAGTATTCCGCCTCCAATGCTCGACTCAAACCAATTTTTCTCAGCCGTTATAAGTTCAAATATTCCTTGTCTCAATAATGTGAAAGGCATATTGATGAACACGTTTACCGGGCTCGAATCAGAATCGATTGAGGCGTTAAACAGTGGAAGGATAATACCTGAATTAGCACCAGTTCTTGCACTTGGTCCTTTCGAGTCTTTCGAGGTCGAAAAGGCACCTAACCTTCCATGGCTCGACGAACAAGCTCCCGAATCAGTACTCTTCGTTAGCTTTGGGAGCAGGATGGCGCTGTCCAGAAATCAAATACTAGAACTACGCAATGGACTAGAAAAGAGCGGGTACAAATTCTTGTGGGTGCTAAAAACGAACAAAGTGGACAAAGATGACAAGGAAGAAGTACAACAAGTATTGGGTGAATCTTTTCTCGAAAGAACCAAGAAATATGGAATGGTGATTAAGGGATGGGTGAATCAGGACAAGATTTTATCCCATCCGGCCATTGGAGGATTCATCAGCCATTGTGGATGGAATTCTGTAACAGAAGCTGCAAGATTAGGTGTGCCTATATTAGCCTGGCCACAGCATGGAGACCAAAAGTTTAATGCAGCGGTGGTGGAATCGGCAGGCTTAGGATTGTGGGTTGAGGATTGGGGTTGGGGAGGGGAGAAATTGGTGACCGGAGATGATATAGCTGCTAAGATCTCCGAGCTGATGCTGGGGAAAGATTTGAGAGCTCGAGTTAAGGAAGTGAAAAAAATAGCTCGGCAGGCTCAAGAAATTGGTGGGACTTCCGAAGGGTTCCTTCGTCTCCTAGTCGAAGAATTGAAgctccaagaaaaatga